A DNA window from Pseudorasbora parva isolate DD20220531a chromosome 19, ASM2467924v1, whole genome shotgun sequence contains the following coding sequences:
- the mcl1a gene encoding induced myeloid leukemia cell differentiation protein Mcl-1a, with the protein MALNFGLRRTAVSLLAQGAHTMPSLKPCTEGELDGCADEIDLAPKPLRPGTNGMKGLPLHECYEDKGSLPSTPDPREIGPDELESDTRQLLLVFYQTHTGMCPPEKSHNRALPTMRRVVADILEKHQLVYKGMLQRLQLDSEPKSMDFISQIAKTMFKDGKTNWGRITSLVAFGAVVCTRLVEARREECVEAVANQISNYLISEQHHWLLCNNGWDGFVEFFREQDVESMVRNTLMAVVGCAGIGAGLAFLMR; encoded by the exons ATGGCTCTGAATTTTGGTTTGAGGCGAACGGCGGTTAGTCTTTTAGCGCAGGGCGCGCACACGATGCCCTCGCTGAAGCCGTGCACGGAGGGCGAGCTAGACGGGTGCGCGGATGAGATCGATCTCGCGCCGAAGCCGTTAAGGCCCGGGACGAACGGGATGAAGGGACTACCGTTACACGAGTGCTACGAGGACAAAGGCTCTCTCCCGTCCACACCGGACCCGCGGGAGATCGGTCCTGACGAACTGGAAAGCGATACTCGACAGCTTTTGCTGGTTTTCTACCAAACACACACAGGAATGTGCCCGCCGGAGAAGAGCCACAACCGCGCGCTCCCGACAATGAGGCGCGTCGTCGCGGATATTCTCGAAAAGCACCAGCTCGTCTACAAAG GGATGTTGCAGCGTCTGCAGCTGGACTCTGAGCCGAAGTCGATGGACTTCATCAGCCAAATCGCCAAGACCATGTTTAAAGATGGCAAAACAAACTGGGGTCGGATCACGAGTTTGGTGGCGTTTGGAGCGGTGGTTTGTACGCGGCTGGTGGAGGCGCGGCGGGAGGAGTGTGTGGAGGCCGTGGCGAACCAGATCTCCAACTATCTTATCTCAGAGCAGCACCATTGGCTCCTCTGCAACAATGGCTGG gacgGCTTTGTGGAGTTTTTCCGCGAGCAGGACGTGGAGTCTATGGTTCGTAACACACTGATGGCTGTTGTGGGCTGTGCGGGGATCGGCGCCGGACTCGCCTTCCTAATGCGATGA